A stretch of Pseudolysobacter antarcticus DNA encodes these proteins:
- the thrA gene encoding bifunctional aspartate kinase/homoserine dehydrogenase I: protein MSVSVIKNSTSESVDAALNKPAGSGWIAHKFGGSSLANAERIRTVADIMRGRNDAGQVIVVSAMQGVTDALIELAHAAARNDGYWRHAWNALKKRHEDAARALLGAQARSEQDWLAERFAELADLLHALALLGSPAAEALELIQGLGEIFSSRIVAAHLNANGIEYALLDARDVLVVRHEDLGVAVDWDQSATKLAEWRVRHPQMRVVVSGFVARDVHNRITTLGRNGSDYSGAIFGALFHADEIHIWTDVDGVLSADPRLVPEAVLLPQLSYHEACELAYFGAKVIHPQTMAPAIARNIPVYIRNTFRPELTGTCISSQADINSAVKGISTIPGLAIVNIEGAGMIGVPGTAQRVFGALRAAKVSVVMISQGSSEHSICCVVQEKQVDIAVTALNEEFIHELARGQLQSINATPSISVLAIVGDGMTGTPGVAARLFGTLARSGVNIRAIAQGASERNISVAIESGDAARALRAAHAGFYLSPQTISIGVVGPGQVGRAFLAQLAQVREHLLRTANLDLRLRAVASSASMLLDDASILPQDWRERLDAHGTATDLTRFADHVLANHLPHAAIIDCSASGDVAEHYARWIGAGIHVVTPNKHAGSGPLARYKAIRAASSHGTRFRYEATVGAGLPIVQTLRDLLDTGDEIISIEGIFSGTLAYLFNRFDGSVPFSTLVQEARAAGYTEPDPRDDLNGRDVARKLVILAREMGLQMEVADVDVESLVPAELREVDGTEFLERLVEADEIFATRFATAHAAGKKLRYVARLNAAGQAHVGLVELPDDHAFAHLRLTDNIVQFTTRRYRDNPLVVQGPGAGPDVTAAGVFADLLRIAATLGARV from the coding sequence ATGAGCGTCAGCGTTATAAAAAATTCCACCAGCGAATCCGTCGATGCGGCCTTGAACAAGCCCGCCGGCAGCGGCTGGATCGCGCACAAGTTCGGCGGATCAAGTCTGGCCAATGCCGAACGCATTCGCACCGTCGCCGATATCATGCGCGGGCGCAACGACGCCGGTCAGGTGATCGTGGTTTCCGCGATGCAGGGTGTGACCGACGCACTGATCGAACTCGCGCATGCCGCCGCGCGCAACGACGGCTACTGGCGCCACGCGTGGAATGCGCTGAAAAAACGTCACGAAGATGCTGCGCGCGCGTTGCTCGGCGCGCAGGCACGCAGCGAACAGGACTGGCTCGCCGAACGTTTTGCCGAACTCGCCGATTTGCTGCACGCGCTGGCCTTGCTCGGCAGCCCGGCCGCCGAAGCACTCGAACTGATCCAGGGCCTCGGCGAGATTTTTTCCTCGCGCATCGTCGCCGCACATTTGAATGCCAACGGCATCGAATATGCGTTGCTCGACGCGCGTGATGTGTTGGTGGTGCGACACGAAGATCTCGGCGTCGCGGTCGACTGGGATCAAAGCGCGACCAAACTCGCCGAATGGCGCGTGCGTCATCCGCAAATGCGCGTGGTCGTCAGCGGCTTTGTCGCGCGCGATGTGCATAACCGCATCACCACGCTCGGACGCAACGGCAGCGATTATTCCGGCGCGATTTTCGGCGCGCTGTTTCATGCCGACGAAATTCATATCTGGACCGATGTCGATGGTGTGCTTTCCGCCGATCCGCGGCTCGTGCCCGAGGCCGTCTTGCTGCCGCAACTGTCGTATCACGAAGCCTGCGAGCTCGCGTATTTCGGCGCCAAAGTAATCCATCCGCAAACAATGGCACCAGCGATCGCGCGCAATATTCCGGTATATATCCGCAACACCTTCCGACCCGAACTCACCGGTACGTGCATCAGCAGCCAGGCCGACATCAACAGCGCGGTGAAAGGCATCAGCACAATTCCGGGCCTCGCCATCGTCAACATCGAAGGCGCTGGCATGATCGGCGTACCGGGCACGGCGCAGCGTGTTTTCGGCGCGTTGCGCGCAGCAAAAGTTTCAGTGGTGATGATCTCGCAAGGATCGTCGGAACATTCGATCTGCTGCGTCGTGCAGGAGAAACAAGTCGACATCGCTGTGACCGCGCTCAACGAGGAGTTCATCCACGAACTCGCGCGCGGCCAATTGCAAAGCATCAATGCGACGCCAAGCATCAGCGTGCTCGCGATTGTCGGCGATGGCATGACCGGCACACCGGGTGTCGCCGCACGTTTGTTCGGCACGCTCGCGCGCAGCGGCGTCAACATTCGCGCGATTGCGCAAGGTGCGTCGGAGCGCAACATTTCTGTCGCGATCGAAAGCGGCGATGCTGCGCGCGCGTTGCGTGCCGCGCACGCCGGATTTTATCTGTCGCCGCAAACCATCTCGATCGGCGTGGTCGGGCCGGGCCAAGTCGGGCGCGCGTTTCTCGCGCAGCTCGCGCAGGTGCGCGAACATTTGTTGCGCACGGCAAATCTGGACCTGCGCCTTCGTGCCGTCGCGAGCAGCGCGAGCATGTTGCTCGACGACGCGAGCATCTTGCCGCAAGACTGGCGCGAGCGGCTTGATGCGCACGGTACAGCTACTGATCTCACGCGCTTCGCCGATCATGTGCTCGCCAATCATCTGCCGCACGCGGCGATCATCGATTGTTCGGCGAGCGGCGATGTCGCCGAACATTACGCGCGCTGGATCGGCGCGGGCATTCATGTGGTGACACCGAACAAACACGCCGGCAGCGGCCCACTCGCACGTTACAAGGCAATCCGCGCGGCATCGTCACACGGCACGCGTTTCCGTTACGAAGCCACGGTCGGCGCCGGCCTGCCGATCGTGCAGACCTTGCGCGACCTGCTCGATACCGGCGATGAAATCATTTCGATCGAAGGCATTTTTTCCGGCACCCTCGCCTATCTGTTCAATCGTTTCGACGGCAGCGTGCCGTTCTCCACACTCGTGCAGGAAGCGCGCGCCGCGGGTTATACCGAGCCCGATCCGCGCGATGATCTGAACGGTCGCGATGTCGCGCGCAAGCTCGTGATTCTCGCGCGTGAAATGGGCTTGCAGATGGAAGTGGCCGATGTCGATGTCGAAAGTCTCGTGCCCGCGGAATTGCGCGAAGTCGATGGCACCGAATTTCTCGAACGGCTGGTCGAGGCCGATGAAATTTTCGCCACGCGTTTCGCCACCGCACATGCCGCCGGTAAAAAACTGCGCTACGTCGCGCGCCTCAACGCCGCCGGGCAAGCGCATGTCGGTCTGGTCGAATTGCCCGACGATCATGCGTTTGCGCACCTGCGCCTGACCGATAACATCGTGCAGTTCACCACGCGTCGTTATCGCGACAATCCGCTCGTCGTGCAAGGTCCCGGCGCGGGGCCAGACGTGACCGCCGCTGGCGTGTTCGCCGATCTTTTGCGTATCGCCGCGACTCTCGGAGCGCGCGTATGA
- a CDS encoding homoserine kinase — protein sequence MRMQASAFAPASVGNIGVGFDILGHSIAGPGDRVSVRRIEHRDVRIAAIRNAAIELPFEAEKNTAGAALIALRDALVLDYGFEIEIDKGIAFGSGMGGSAASCVAALVAANALLDKPLDAHALYPFALVGEAVASGGRHGDNVGPMLLGGMVLATAERLTPIPVPSAWHCVVVHPEFVLETRRARAALTGHYALPEFVAQSANLAQFLAGCFLGDNSLISAGLKDVLVEPRRAALIPGFAAVKQAALDHHAFGASISGAGPSVFAWFESAATAHAASVDMQAAFATVELHSEAFVSPVAGPAAEVLA from the coding sequence ATGAGGATGCAGGCAAGCGCCTTTGCACCAGCGAGCGTGGGCAATATCGGCGTGGGTTTCGACATTCTCGGGCACAGCATCGCCGGACCGGGTGATCGAGTCAGCGTACGACGCATCGAACACCGCGACGTGCGCATCGCGGCGATCCGCAACGCCGCGATCGAGCTGCCGTTCGAGGCAGAAAAAAATACTGCGGGTGCCGCCTTGATTGCACTGCGCGATGCGCTCGTACTCGACTACGGGTTCGAGATCGAGATCGACAAGGGCATCGCATTTGGTTCAGGCATGGGCGGCTCGGCGGCATCGTGTGTCGCCGCACTAGTCGCGGCGAATGCATTGCTCGACAAGCCGCTCGATGCGCACGCGTTGTATCCGTTTGCGCTGGTCGGCGAAGCCGTTGCCAGCGGTGGGCGTCACGGCGACAACGTCGGGCCGATGTTGCTCGGCGGCATGGTGTTGGCAACCGCCGAACGCCTGACGCCAATTCCGGTTCCGAGCGCGTGGCATTGTGTTGTCGTGCACCCTGAATTCGTACTCGAAACCCGCCGCGCACGCGCCGCGCTGACCGGTCATTACGCACTGCCGGAATTCGTCGCGCAGAGCGCCAATCTCGCGCAGTTTCTCGCCGGCTGTTTTCTCGGCGACAACAGCCTGATCAGCGCCGGACTCAAGGATGTTCTTGTCGAACCGCGCCGCGCTGCATTGATCCCGGGTTTCGCTGCGGTCAAGCAAGCCGCGCTCGATCATCATGCGTTTGGCGCAAGTATTTCCGGTGCCGGACCGAGCGTGTTCGCGTGGTTCGAATCCGCCGCTACGGCGCACGCTGCGTCTGTAGACATGCAGGCAGCATTTGCCACGGTCGAGCTGCACAGCGAAGCGTTTGTGTCGCCCGTTGCCGGCCCCGCGGCAGAGGTGCTGGCATGA
- the thrC gene encoding threonine synthase — protein sequence MMRYVSTRALAHAEATPIAVGLSDALNAGLAPDGGLYVPQSLPHFAPQDFAGATTLPAIAKILLQPFFAGDALESELAAICDQAFTFAAPLKRLPLAQTYALELFHGPTAAFKDFGARFLAACLQRIQRDDARVLTILVATSGDTGSAVAAAFHNVPGIRVVILYPDGLVSPRQAHQLGCFGDNISALRVAGTFDDCQRMVKQAFTDTTLRELLPLSSANSISLGRLLPQMSYYAWAALSHWREHNSPLNFVVPTGNLGNAMAALLARAIGLPLGEIVLATNANRTLPDFFDNGEYRARPSIATIANAMDVGDPSNYERLRWLFPDTNSLQKTLRAIAVDDATIRTTIAAGEKRYGEIWCPHTAVATHVLEQLRAENTQGDWAIVATAHPAKFDTVVEPLIGHAVAVPPALAALLARPAHAEPMHAEYAQLREWLLQRRDPHADAPTD from the coding sequence ATGATGCGGTATGTCAGCACACGTGCTTTGGCACACGCCGAGGCAACACCGATTGCGGTCGGCCTGAGTGACGCGCTCAACGCCGGACTCGCGCCCGATGGCGGTTTGTATGTGCCGCAATCGTTGCCGCATTTTGCACCGCAGGATTTTGCCGGCGCGACCACGCTGCCGGCGATCGCAAAAATTCTGCTGCAGCCATTCTTCGCTGGCGACGCGCTCGAATCCGAACTCGCTGCAATCTGCGATCAGGCATTTACCTTCGCCGCGCCACTCAAACGATTGCCGCTCGCACAAACTTACGCGCTCGAACTTTTCCATGGCCCGACCGCCGCGTTCAAGGATTTCGGCGCGCGTTTTCTCGCGGCGTGTTTGCAGCGCATCCAGCGTGACGATGCACGAGTGCTGACGATTCTGGTCGCGACCTCCGGCGATACCGGTAGCGCGGTCGCCGCGGCGTTCCACAACGTACCCGGCATTCGTGTGGTGATCCTGTATCCCGATGGTTTGGTGTCGCCGCGCCAAGCGCATCAACTTGGCTGCTTCGGTGACAACATCAGCGCGCTGCGCGTGGCTGGCACGTTCGACGATTGCCAGCGTATGGTCAAGCAAGCGTTTACCGATACGACGCTGCGCGAATTGCTGCCGCTGAGCTCGGCCAATAGCATCAGCCTCGGGCGATTGTTGCCGCAGATGAGTTATTACGCGTGGGCGGCGCTGAGCCATTGGCGCGAGCACAATAGCCCGCTGAATTTTGTCGTTCCTACCGGCAATCTCGGCAACGCGATGGCCGCGCTGCTCGCGCGCGCGATCGGCCTGCCGCTCGGCGAGATCGTGCTCGCAACCAATGCCAATCGTACCCTGCCCGACTTTTTCGATAACGGCGAATACCGCGCGCGACCGAGCATCGCCACCATCGCCAATGCGATGGACGTCGGCGATCCGAGCAACTACGAACGCCTTCGCTGGTTGTTCCCCGATACCAACTCGCTGCAAAAAACGCTGCGCGCGATTGCCGTCGACGATGCCACGATTCGCACGACGATTGCCGCCGGCGAAAAACGTTACGGCGAAATCTGGTGCCCGCACACCGCAGTCGCGACGCATGTGCTCGAACAATTGCGCGCGGAAAATACGCAGGGAGATTGGGCCATCGTCGCTACCGCGCATCCGGCGAAATTCGATACCGTCGTCGAGCCGTTGATCGGTCATGCGGTGGCCGTGCCGCCCGCACTCGCCGCCTTGCTCGCACGCCCGGCACATGCCGAGCCGATGCACGCCGAGTATGCGCAGTTGCGCGAGTGGCTGTTGCAGCGTCGAGATCCGCACGCGGATGCGCCAACAGATTGA
- a CDS encoding IS5 family transposase has protein sequence MRSTYPSDISRAQFEQIHPLLESTRKKTSPRRVDLYEVFCAVRYLLKSGCQWRMLPTEFPKWRTVHSYFSIWSEPDENGISLLERALKNQVGAARIKQGRNAMTSFLIVDAQSVKNTDTATHKGYDAGKKVSGIKRHIAVDTQGLPHAIAVTTAEVTDRKGALQAMDRCQANLHRVQSVLADGGYVGQPFAEAVQGAIGATVQIAQRNELHTFAVIPKRWVVERSFAWLEKCRRLWKNCERKLNTSLQFIHLAFLTLLLKRL, from the coding sequence ATGAGATCAACCTATCCGAGTGACATCAGTCGCGCCCAGTTTGAGCAAATTCATCCTTTGCTGGAAAGCACACGCAAGAAGACCAGCCCGCGTCGGGTGGATCTGTACGAGGTATTTTGCGCGGTCCGCTACCTCCTCAAAAGCGGCTGCCAGTGGCGCATGCTGCCCACGGAGTTTCCGAAATGGCGAACGGTGCATTCGTACTTTTCGATCTGGAGCGAGCCTGACGAGAACGGCATCAGCCTGCTGGAGCGGGCGTTAAAAAATCAGGTGGGCGCGGCGCGTATCAAGCAGGGGCGCAACGCCATGACGAGCTTCTTGATCGTTGATGCACAAAGCGTAAAGAACACCGACACGGCGACGCATAAGGGCTACGATGCCGGCAAGAAGGTCTCGGGGATCAAGCGGCATATTGCCGTGGATACGCAGGGACTGCCTCACGCTATTGCGGTGACTACAGCGGAAGTCACCGATCGCAAGGGCGCCTTGCAGGCGATGGATCGATGTCAGGCAAACCTACATCGGGTACAAAGTGTCCTAGCGGATGGCGGCTACGTCGGCCAGCCCTTTGCCGAAGCGGTCCAAGGCGCCATCGGTGCCACCGTGCAGATCGCCCAACGCAATGAATTGCATACCTTCGCCGTTATCCCGAAGCGGTGGGTGGTCGAGCGCTCCTTCGCCTGGTTGGAGAAATGCCGACGACTCTGGAAGAACTGCGAGCGCAAGCTCAATACCAGCCTCCAGTTCATTCACCTTGCCTTCCTCACGCTACTGCTCAAAAGACTTTGA
- a CDS encoding GAF domain-containing protein, with protein MNLFLRLLISVLILCWLVPLFYGSAFFSTLPLRVIRDDANRYVIAKHPDLPLPDGLQVGDLLDLPRMSMADRVAAVQIANSPPGLAVNIAVLRDGQPSTITVTTTPDQTRGGTANIASGYPAILSLVALALITLWRGRDWTAWGLLLFAALTSIQNLVSNIPLDPITGFWLTIVATLLQVIAISGLYITGETLVGDGISARVRWRFRVLLIASCSVALVMIVVRRWVIFVDGNVAAVGWLGLTNLPLVIAVGLSVTVLAVGYRASAAAQKLRIRWVLFSTSLLLLTVCAQILFPQNGIGAAIVYGLLTALCMFGYLYAVLRHRLVDVSFIIDRTLVFGFTTALVVSVFALLEKIVESFALGKDASISLQAGVTLVIALVLNRVHHRVEHAVDRYVFRRQHFAIAALRGFTRECAFIEKYPRLLELSVERVQTAIGGTGVAIYDRRAESHDCEISCGSTTFPGTIENDDAALVAMRATQHHIETPYKSSVLDFEGYVFPITQRDRVIGVLMCGARHGEKLAPDELEALDLLAREIGRAIYDIRMREYERFLTSLAADRIANPGEQARRLAQSGHARLTGPDAAYF; from the coding sequence ATGAACCTATTCCTCCGCCTGCTGATCAGCGTCCTGATCCTGTGCTGGCTCGTGCCGTTGTTCTATGGATCCGCATTTTTTTCGACGCTGCCGTTGCGCGTCATACGCGACGATGCAAATCGCTACGTCATCGCAAAACATCCCGACCTGCCGCTGCCTGACGGCCTGCAGGTTGGCGATCTACTGGATCTGCCGCGCATGAGCATGGCCGATCGCGTCGCCGCAGTGCAGATCGCGAACTCTCCGCCCGGGCTAGCCGTGAATATCGCTGTGCTTCGCGACGGTCAGCCGAGCACAATTACAGTTACGACGACGCCCGACCAAACGCGTGGTGGCACGGCGAATATCGCCTCGGGTTACCCGGCAATCCTGAGCCTCGTCGCACTGGCCCTGATCACACTCTGGCGCGGCCGCGACTGGACCGCCTGGGGCCTGTTGCTGTTCGCCGCACTGACCAGCATCCAGAACCTGGTTTCCAATATTCCACTCGATCCGATCACCGGATTCTGGCTCACGATAGTAGCCACACTGTTGCAGGTAATCGCGATTTCGGGGCTTTACATCACCGGAGAAACGCTGGTCGGTGACGGCATCAGCGCGCGCGTGCGCTGGCGATTTCGCGTATTGCTGATTGCCAGCTGCTCGGTCGCGTTGGTGATGATCGTGGTTCGCCGTTGGGTCATCTTCGTCGATGGCAATGTCGCCGCGGTCGGCTGGCTGGGACTCACCAATCTTCCGCTCGTGATTGCTGTGGGATTATCCGTCACCGTACTCGCAGTCGGCTATCGCGCGAGTGCAGCTGCGCAAAAACTTCGTATCCGCTGGGTACTTTTCAGCACCAGCCTGCTGTTGCTGACGGTGTGTGCGCAAATACTGTTTCCGCAAAACGGCATCGGCGCGGCGATAGTCTACGGATTGCTCACGGCGCTTTGCATGTTCGGATATCTCTACGCCGTACTACGCCATCGGCTGGTGGATGTTTCCTTCATCATTGACCGCACCCTGGTATTCGGCTTCACCACGGCGCTCGTGGTCAGTGTGTTTGCGCTGCTGGAGAAAATCGTCGAGAGCTTTGCGCTCGGCAAGGACGCAAGTATTTCACTTCAGGCGGGTGTCACGCTGGTCATTGCGCTCGTGCTCAACCGCGTCCACCATCGCGTCGAGCACGCCGTTGATCGGTATGTGTTTCGTCGCCAGCATTTCGCGATCGCCGCATTACGCGGCTTCACTCGCGAATGTGCGTTCATCGAAAAATATCCCCGACTGCTGGAGCTAAGCGTGGAGCGCGTGCAGACCGCGATCGGCGGCACGGGCGTAGCGATCTACGACCGTCGCGCTGAATCCCACGATTGCGAGATCAGCTGCGGCAGCACGACTTTTCCGGGCACGATCGAGAACGACGATGCGGCCCTTGTCGCGATGCGCGCGACCCAACATCACATCGAAACACCGTACAAGTCTAGCGTGCTGGATTTCGAAGGCTACGTCTTTCCCATCACGCAACGCGACCGCGTGATCGGCGTGCTGATGTGCGGCGCGCGGCACGGCGAAAAACTTGCACCGGACGAACTCGAAGCGCTCGACTTGCTCGCGCGCGAAATAGGCCGCGCGATCTACGATATCCGGATGCGCGAATACGAACGTTTTTTAACCTCGCTCGCGGCCGATCGTATCGCCAATCCCGGCGAACAGGCGCGGCGCCTGGCGCAGTCCGGCCACGCGAGACTTACCGGTCCGGATGCTGCGTACTTCTGA
- a CDS encoding leucine-rich repeat domain-containing protein, which translates to MATIAGISIGAAATAALPPAEVQALIDLYNASGGPTWTSITDWATARNASPTPVCSSATGSVVCDATGTHVIGINLYNNNLIGTLPASLINLSQLQTFQVGYNQLSGSIPAVAGLGKLEKFFAYSNQLSGSIPPLGGLSKLVEFNVASNGLSGVIPPLTNLPSLQAINLGYNQLSGTIPTLSGTQLPLLNYLEIDYNHFAGSIPDMSSMTALTAFYAGHNRLNGHAPTPPSPSSLVDSAATLCPNYLAATSSNLWDAATQSTPWYASCDNDTIFIDGLEF; encoded by the coding sequence TTGGCTACGATCGCTGGCATCAGCATCGGCGCTGCAGCGACTGCAGCGTTGCCGCCGGCAGAAGTGCAGGCGCTGATCGATTTGTACAATGCGAGCGGCGGGCCGACCTGGACCAGCATCACCGATTGGGCCACCGCGCGTAATGCCAGCCCGACGCCAGTATGTTCGTCGGCCACCGGCAGCGTCGTCTGCGACGCGACCGGCACACACGTCATCGGCATTAATCTGTACAACAATAATCTGATCGGCACGCTGCCGGCGTCGCTTATCAATCTGAGCCAATTACAGACGTTTCAGGTCGGCTACAACCAGTTGAGCGGGTCGATTCCGGCGGTTGCGGGCTTGGGCAAGCTGGAGAAATTTTTCGCTTATTCGAATCAGCTGAGCGGCTCGATTCCGCCACTCGGCGGCTTGAGCAAATTGGTCGAATTCAACGTCGCGTCCAATGGATTGAGCGGGGTTATTCCACCGCTCACCAATCTGCCGTCACTGCAGGCAATCAATCTCGGCTACAACCAGTTGAGCGGAACCATTCCGACGTTGTCCGGCACGCAATTGCCGCTGCTGAATTACCTCGAAATCGATTACAACCATTTTGCCGGATCGATCCCGGATATGAGCAGCATGACGGCACTGACCGCTTTTTACGCCGGCCATAATCGCCTGAACGGTCATGCACCCACTCCACCGTCGCCGAGCAGTCTGGTCGATAGCGCGGCCACACTGTGTCCGAATTATCTCGCTGCGACATCGAGCAATCTTTGGGATGCGGCGACCCAGAGCACGCCGTGGTATGCGAGTTGTGATAACGATACGATTTTCATCGACGGGCTGGAGTTTTGA
- a CDS encoding PLP-dependent aminotransferase family protein yields the protein MLLQSIEFKRQSGLPIATQIYLALRTAILNGQIPARARLPSTRELAAQLGVSRAGVVSAFERLVAEGYLASRVGDGTRVTEVLIDKSTPSTSEQVPTRLSKAAQKVLQLNVNYLRPLQPFRFGTPALDLAPLELWGRAMRMACLEAKPDALDMSDPLGLPKLRELIAERLYRTRAIICSGEQVAIVGSTQQAFFLIARLFIESGDKVWLEDPGYYGARRALVAAGAEIVPVPVDRDGMIVAQGIARAPLAKLAYVAPSHQSPTGVTMSLERRLSLLNWAQDSDALIVEDDYDSEFNFEGPSLAALYSLSKHARVMYIGTFSKTLFPAARLAYVVLPKNLVEPFRCMRRVTDGFTPTLLQHAAARFLAEGHLDRHIRSIHAIYAQRRKALADAAAEYFGEAGELVIARTGLNAVVWLPPHVNDVAVAAAALDAGIESYSLSQFALEPMSRGGLVLGFAAFTPERIRHAAKQLAQVLKRF from the coding sequence ATGCTTCTGCAATCGATTGAGTTCAAGCGTCAATCGGGCTTGCCGATCGCGACACAAATTTATCTCGCTCTGCGCACGGCAATTCTCAACGGGCAGATTCCTGCACGCGCACGCCTGCCTTCGACGCGCGAGCTGGCGGCGCAACTCGGTGTGTCGCGTGCCGGTGTCGTGTCTGCGTTCGAGCGACTGGTCGCAGAAGGTTATCTCGCCAGCCGTGTCGGCGATGGCACGCGCGTTACCGAGGTATTGATCGACAAGTCCACACCCAGCACGTCGGAGCAGGTGCCGACACGCCTTTCGAAAGCCGCGCAGAAAGTGCTGCAACTCAACGTCAATTACTTGCGGCCGCTGCAGCCGTTTCGTTTCGGCACACCGGCGCTTGATCTGGCGCCGCTGGAATTGTGGGGCAGGGCAATGCGCATGGCGTGCCTGGAAGCGAAACCTGACGCGCTCGACATGAGCGATCCGCTCGGCTTGCCGAAGCTGCGCGAGTTGATCGCCGAGCGGCTGTATCGCACGCGCGCGATCATCTGCAGTGGCGAGCAGGTTGCAATCGTCGGCAGTACGCAGCAGGCATTTTTTCTGATCGCACGGTTGTTTATCGAGTCGGGCGATAAAGTCTGGCTGGAGGATCCTGGGTATTACGGCGCACGTCGCGCGCTGGTCGCGGCTGGTGCTGAAATCGTGCCGGTGCCGGTGGATCGCGATGGCATGATCGTGGCGCAAGGAATTGCACGCGCACCGTTGGCAAAGCTTGCTTATGTCGCGCCATCGCATCAATCGCCGACCGGGGTGACGATGAGCCTGGAACGCCGATTGTCGTTGTTAAACTGGGCGCAGGATAGCGATGCATTGATCGTCGAAGACGACTACGACAGCGAATTCAACTTTGAAGGTCCCTCACTTGCCGCGCTGTACAGTCTGAGCAAACACGCCCGCGTAATGTACATCGGCACCTTCAGCAAAACCCTGTTTCCTGCCGCACGGCTGGCCTATGTCGTATTGCCCAAAAATCTGGTCGAGCCGTTTCGCTGCATGCGTCGCGTCACCGACGGATTTACGCCGACGTTACTGCAGCATGCGGCCGCGCGGTTTCTCGCCGAAGGCCATCTCGACCGGCACATCCGTAGCATTCATGCGATTTACGCGCAGCGCAGAAAAGCATTGGCCGATGCCGCGGCAGAATATTTCGGCGAAGCGGGCGAGCTCGTGATTGCGCGCACCGGCTTGAACGCCGTGGTCTGGTTGCCGCCGCATGTGAATGATGTCGCGGTGGCAGCGGCAGCGCTCGACGCCGGTATCGAAAGCTATTCATTGTCGCAATTCGCGCTTGAGCCGATGTCGCGCGGTGGATTGGTACTTGGTTTTGCCGCGTTCACGCCGGAGCGAATTCGACATGCAGCAAAACAACTCGCGCAGGTACTGAAGCGATTTTGA
- a CDS encoding C1 family peptidase, with product MNSHLSTKNPVTTADKDRYIANQNGGRSLQLDGKQVPLDQSLANDKLTRVERAKIHVPAIFWNYEKSCPVVVHAPVTSDYAHSRRIPIHDQGDRQTCIAFATLGAIELFLARRGQVVNLSPQYANWIFMRRAIPPRDWCHDDVRLADALVCLSEIGVCAETLCRYESLSALHTRCDQRPSLNAQRHAHYGIKKYSLIDNVGLDGPSIANIVFLENIVSQGFDIIVTVGVAFGRHDIDHVYDVMRDGEDIPWAPTDAHCVVIVGYDRGARKPFFICRNSWGKDTGADGYLLLSYDYIRTYALYGAVVLDVATDRAMPARY from the coding sequence GTGAACAGCCATCTCTCTACAAAAAATCCTGTCACCACTGCCGACAAGGATCGTTATATCGCGAACCAGAACGGCGGACGATCGCTGCAACTGGATGGCAAGCAAGTTCCGCTAGACCAATCTTTGGCGAATGACAAACTCACGCGTGTGGAACGCGCGAAAATTCATGTACCTGCGATTTTCTGGAACTACGAAAAATCGTGTCCTGTCGTTGTGCATGCGCCCGTCACGTCGGACTATGCCCACTCACGTCGCATTCCGATTCATGATCAAGGCGATCGGCAAACTTGCATCGCATTTGCGACGCTTGGCGCGATCGAGTTATTCCTTGCTCGACGTGGCCAAGTCGTCAATCTATCGCCGCAATATGCGAACTGGATTTTCATGCGCCGTGCGATTCCGCCGCGCGACTGGTGCCATGACGATGTGCGACTTGCAGATGCGCTGGTGTGTTTGAGCGAGATCGGCGTTTGCGCAGAAACCTTGTGTCGGTATGAATCGCTGTCTGCGTTGCACACGCGCTGCGATCAACGTCCGAGTTTGAACGCGCAACGCCACGCGCACTACGGCATTAAAAAATATTCGTTGATCGACAATGTCGGGCTCGATGGTCCGAGTATTGCCAACATCGTATTTCTCGAAAACATTGTCAGTCAGGGTTTCGACATCATCGTCACGGTCGGCGTCGCCTTCGGACGTCACGATATCGATCATGTCTACGATGTGATGCGCGACGGCGAAGATATTCCGTGGGCACCGACCGATGCACACTGCGTGGTCATCGTTGGCTACGATCGCGGTGCGCGAAAGCCTTTTTTCATCTGCAGAAACAGCTGGGGAAAAGACACTGGCGCCGATGGTTACTTGCTGCTGAGCTACGACTATATTCGTACCTACGCTCTTTACGGCGCGGTGGTGTTGGACGTCGCTACAGACAGAGCCATGCCAGCCCGATACTAG